The Epinephelus lanceolatus isolate andai-2023 chromosome 14, ASM4190304v1, whole genome shotgun sequence genome has a window encoding:
- the fzd5 gene encoding frizzled-5, whose translation MTLMFLKHLIFYMASLVRHAPCSPRPLVLLLLLFRCPGLTSGASKDLVCEPITVPMCRGIGYNLTYMPNQFNHDTQEEVGLEVHQFWPLVRIRCSPDLLFFLCSMYTPICLPDYRKPLPPCRSVCERAKRGCSPLMSQYGFEWPERMSCEQLPQLGDEVLCMDQNSSETTTLAPPFPKPTPKGRTRPPSPPQCDRECRCRDPLVPIKRESHTLYGQVQTGPLPNCAQPCHQPYFSADERTFTSFWVGLWSVLCFISTFTTVATFLIDMERFKYPERPIIFLAACYLFVSLGYIIRLVAGHERVACGASGSVGGDQLHILYDTTGPALCTLVFLLVYFFGMASSIWWVVLSFTWFLAAGMKWGSEAIAGYSQYFHLAAWLIPSVKSIVVLALSSVDGDPVAGICYVGNQSLENLRGFVLAPLVVYLFTGSLFLLAGFVSLFRIRSIIKQGGTKTDKLERLMIRIGLFTVLYTVPATIVVACLVYEQHYRPGWERALACTCPSERQRLGPDYAVFMLKYFMCLVVGITSGVWIWSGKTLESWRRFVGRCCPCWPQKATAPPSMYSEASSALTGHTGTGLTSGIYHKAAPSHI comes from the coding sequence atgacTCTAATGTTTCTAAAACATTTGATTTTCTATATGGCATCTTTGGTGAGGCACGCGCCCTGCAGCCCGCGGCCCctcgtgctgctgctgctgctgttccgGTGTCCTGGTCTCACATCAGGAGCCTCCAAGGACCTGGTGTGTGAGCCCATAACTGTGCCCATGTGCAGGGGCATCGGCTACAACCTGACCTACATGCCCAATCAGTTCAACCACGACACCCAGGAGGAGGTGGGGCTGGAGGTGCACCAGTTCTGGCCCCTGGTCCGGATCCGCTGCTCACCAGACCTGCTCTTCTTCCTGTGCAGCATGTACACCCCCATCTGCCTGCCGGACTACCGCAAGCCTCTGCCGCcctgcaggtctgtgtgtgaACGGGCCAAGCGAGGCTGCTCCCCTCTGATGAGCCAGTATGGCTTCGAGTGGCCTGAGAGGATGAGCTGCGAACAGCTGCCACAGCTGGGCGACGAGGTCTTGTGCATGGACCAGAACAGCAGCGAGACTACCACCCTGGCTCCGCCTTTCCCCAAGCCCACCCCTAAAGGCCGGACCAGACCGCCAAGCCCTCCACAGTGTGACAGGGAGTGTCGCTGTCGAGACCCCCTGGTCCCCATCAAGAGGGAGTCCCACACCCTGTACGGCCAGGTCCAGACCGGTCCCCTACCCAACTGCGCCCAGCCCTGCCACCAACCCTACTTCTCAGCAGACGAACGCACCTTCACCAGCTTCTGGGTGGGACTCTGGTCGGTGCTGTGCTTCATCTCCACCTTCACCACTGTCGCCACCTTCCTCATTGACATGGAGCGCTTCAAGTACCCAGAGAGGCCCATCATCTTCCTGGCTGCGTGCTACCTCTTTGTGTCTTTGGGTTACATCATCCGCCTGGTGGCAGGTCATGAGCGGGTGGCGTGTGGTGCCAGCGGCAGTGTCGGTGGCGACCAGCTGCACATCCTCTACGACACCACAGGCCCCGCTCTCTGCACCCTCGTCTTCTTGCTGGTGTATTTCTTCGGCATGGCCAGCTCCATCTGGTGGGTGGTGCTGTCCTTCACCTGGTTCCTGGCTGCAGGGATGAAGTGGGGCAGCGAGGCCATCGCAGGATACTCGCAGTACTTCCACCTCGCCGCCTGGCTCATCCCCAGCGTCAAGTCCATTGTCGTCCTGGCTCTCAGCTCTGTGGACggggaccctgtggctggaatCTGCTATGTTGGGAACCAGAGTCTGGAGAACCTGAGGGGATTCGTACTCGCACCTTTGGTGGTTTACCTCTTCACTGGCTCACTCTTCTTACTCGCCGGTTTCGTTTCCCTCTTCCGCATCAGGAGCATCATCAAGCAGGGTGGCACCAAGACAGACAAACTGGAGAGGCTGATGATCCGCATCGGGCTCTTCACGGTGCTCTACACTGTCCCCGCCACCATTGTGGTGGCCTGCCTGGTCTACGAGCAGCACTACCGGCCTGGCTGGGAGCGAGCGTTAGCCTGCACCTGCCCATCCGAGCGCCAGCGCCTGGGCCCGGACTACGCCGTTTTCATGCTCAAGTACTTCATGTGCTTAGTGGTGGGCATCACCTCAGGAGTTTGGATTTGGTCAGGGAAAACTCTGGAGTCCTGGAGGAGGTTTGTGGGGCGATGCTGCCCCTGCTGGCCGCAGAAGGCCACCGCTCCTCCCTCCATGTACAGTGAGGCCAGTAGTGCTTTAACTGGACATACTGGGACTGGGCTGACATCAGGGATCTACCACAAAGCTGCTCCATCACATATATGA